One genomic region from Pyxicephalus adspersus chromosome 1, UCB_Pads_2.0, whole genome shotgun sequence encodes:
- the CHST10 gene encoding carbohydrate sulfotransferase 10, with protein MHHRWLLLLACFWVLFMLMVASKFITLTMKSPEGYGVRQGSQTILPEVEKITVTEGKKLQIESQPSAEPQKSMSHLDLIHKERLELLQTVCRNGSLGNLSHAIISKFVLDRIFVSDKHKILFCQTPKVGNTQWKKVLIVLNGAFSSIEDIPENIVHDHDKNGLPRLSSYSISDVHKRLNSYFKFFIVRDPFERLISAYKDKFVHNPRFEPWYKHNIAPVIIRKYRKDRSETKGGLQFQDFVRYLGDPNHKFLDLQFGDHIIHWITYVELCAPCEINYNVIGHHETLEEDAPYILKKAGIDRLVSYPPIPPGITHYNKTKVEQYFSKVSKRDIRRLYERYEGDFKLFGYKEPTFLF; from the exons ATGCACCATCGTTGGCTACTACTCCTCGCATGCTTCTGGGTCCTGTTCATGCTGATGGTTGCCAGCAAATTTATCACCCTGACAATGAAAAGCCCAGAGG GCTATGGAGTCAGACAAGGGTCGCAAACTATTTTACCTGAAGTGGAAAAAATAACGGTTACtgagggaaaaaaattacaaattgaaaGCCAG CCATCTGCAGAGCCCCAGAAAAGTATGTCACACCTTGATCTCATCCACAAAGAGCGTCTGGAGCTTTTACAAACTGTGTGCCGAAATGGATCGCTTGGTAACCTGTCCCATGCCATCATCTCTAAGTTTGTACTGGACCGAATATTTGTCTCTGACAAGCATAAAATCTTGTTTTGTCAAACCCCCAAAGTAGGAAATACACAGTGGAAAAAGGTTCTCATTGTTTTAAATG ggGCATTTTCTTCAATTGAGGATATTCCAGAAAACATTGTTCATGACCATGACAAGAATGGTCTGCCTAGACTATCTTCATACAGTATATCTGATGTGCACAAACG ACTGAACTcgtatttcaaattttttattgtcCGGGATCCATTTGAACGACTCATTTCAGCCTACAAGGATAAGTTTGTACATAACCCTCGTTTTGAGCCATGGTACAAGCACAATATAGCTCCTGTCATCATTCGTAAATACAGAAAGGATCGCTCAGAGACTAAGGGAGGTTTACAGTTTCAGGACTTTGTACGATACTTGGGGGACCCAAACCACAAGTTTCTGGATCTCCAGTTTGGGGATCATATAATACACTGGATAACATATGTGGAACTTTGTGCACCATGTGAAATTAATTACAATGTGATTGGACATCATGAAACGCTTGAGGAAGATGCTCCATACATCCTAAAAAAAGCAGGTATAGACAGACTGGTATCCTATCCCCCTATTCCTCCAGGAATCACACATTATAACAAGACTAAAGTAGAACAATATTTCTCTAAAGTATCAAAGAGAGATATCCGACGGCTTTATGAACGATATGAAGGAGACTTCAAACTTTTTGGATATAAAGAGCCAACCTTCCTATTTTAA